Proteins encoded by one window of Vitis vinifera cultivar Pinot Noir 40024 chromosome 10, ASM3070453v1:
- the LOC100267148 gene encoding CBS domain-containing protein CBSX5 encodes MAVSLLGHEVSDLCLGKPALRSLPVSATVADALAALKRSGDAYLSVWSCDHTSKINKSHLEDCRCIGKICMVDVVCFLCREDNLSCPSDALQSPLSLLLPKVPGLVRHLKPNSRLLEAIDLMLEGAQNIVIPIQSRTNPRKKLVPKPSFNSTLHNGVEFCWLTQEDVVRFLLNSIGSFSPLPGLTIESLNIIDTENIPSVYYHDPASSALTAISQSLINQTSVAVLDQENKLVGEISPFTLACCDETVAAAIATLSAGDLMAYIDCGGPPEDLVQLVKARLEERKLGAFLDLMDEEFSYSSSSSSDEEFGFGRRGGSGKYSARMARRSEAIVCYPWSSLMAVMIQALAHRVSYVWVIEEDWSLAGIVTFSGIFKVFRQHLRTQA; translated from the exons ATGGCAGTGAGTTTGCTAGGCCATGAAGTGTCTGATCTTTGCCTTGGGAAGCCAGCGCTGAGGTCTTTGCCCGTGTCCGCCACCGTCGCCGACGCGTTGGCCGCTTTGAAGAGGTCCGGCGACGCCTACCTCAGCGTATGGAGTTGTGATCACACCTCCAAGATCAACAAGTCCCATCTCGAGGATTGTAGGTGTATTGGCAAGATTTGCATGGTGGATGTTGTTTGCTTTTTGTGCAGAGAAGACAACCTCTCTTGTCCTTCTGATGCGCTGCAGTCtcctctttctcttcttcttcctaagGTCCCTGGACTCGTTAGGCATTTGAAGCCAAACTCAAG GTTACTGGAGGCCATTGATTTGATGCTGGAAGGTGCACAGAACATTGTAATACCAATTCAAAGTCGCACCAACCCAAGGAAAAAGCTTGTCCCCAAACCCTCATTCAATTCGACTCTCCACAACGGCGTCGAATTCTGCTGGCTTACCCAAGAAGACGTAGTTCGCTTCCTCCTCAACTCCATCGGCAGCTTCTCTCCACTCCCGGGCTTGACCATCGAGTCCCTTAATATCATCGACACAGAAAACATCCCGTCCGTCTACTACCATGATCCGGCCTCCTCTGCATTGACCGCCATCTCTCAATCCCTCATCAACCAAACCTCCGTCGCGGTCCTCGACCAAGAGAACAAACTAGTCGGCGAAATCTCGCCGTTCACTCTTGCTTGCTGCGACGAGACTGTCGCGGCGGCGATCGCCACCCTCTCGGCCGGCGATCTAATGGCGTACATAGACTGCGGTGGCCCGCCAGAGGACCTAGTCCAGTTGGTGAAGGCAAGGCTGGAAGAGAGGAAGTTAGGGGCATTTTTAGATCTAATGGACGAGGaattttcatattcttcttcttcatcttctgaTGAAGAATTCGGTTTTGGTAGGCGTGGCGGGTCGGGTAAATATTCAGCAAGAATGGCGAGGAGGTCTGAGGCGATAGTATGTTATCCATGGAGCTCATTGATGGCAGTGATGATTCAAGCACTTGCGCATCGTGTGAGTTATGTTTGGGTGATTGAGGAGGACTGGAGTTTGGCCGGAATCGTGACATTTTCCGGCATTTTTAAAGTTTTCCGACAACATCTCCGGACTCAGGCGTAG
- the LOC100248155 gene encoding uncharacterized protein LOC100248155 — protein sequence MKTIISAKPIRHLNPHFSPSILLFHYPSLPRKNRNFLHFSNRKRLWSSKGLNFSSVTVPSALDVVNYGGWDDPRLGGGSDQSGESNQFRNFLVSVGIDDRKYLFVFLLGLVCALAISRVRVSSILVFPASVFVFAVGFSFGLVRGGSASEVSLSSNKRNSKDENFRLSIEKLRNLVDFFDGFDVKVNNLRHDIRRAIDCNQITVSDLESYVKVIESISLSASHSRNVIGVCIDEMGLVNQEMDRISDHKPSRRRKDVSETGFDLFQLVGGLFADHLVGSKSSKLKDAATQEGVEAEVSDQSQGNAVGKRIFNSVNDNKLAMDQDGVEKLGDGTRRVKIIPDDGKMNLEGTGRGAKRLLNHEEYSYQDGVEKLGDGTRRLKVIPDDGKMNLEGMVGSAKRLLKHDEYSYRSRRLQFMNDRQVSLKMGHHDEIETWASHESQLDSVDFSFSLKHKETKAPFGQENMLKNSNGAYMHTDSSKKSEDGSYRSHFREENLNQIDDSHLDGHQVAQESEIGSSSSRVSDDALFDRYLSEANGLLKQARESVRGRDHEGHAEIRLYKSAKLLSQAIAMKPMSLVAVGLLGNTYLLHGELKLKNSRELRTLLSRNDPLLINKWGKALKGLDDRFSSKDKIGSVLVDVCEECEELLVEAGRKYRMALSLDGNDMRALYNWGLALSFRAQLIADIGPEAAFDADKVFMAAIDKFDAMMSKGNVYTPDALFRWGAALQQRSRLRPRNSKEKVKLLQQAKRLYEDALDMDSDNFQVKEALSSCISELSFRRF from the exons ATGAAAACCATAATTTCTGCAAAGCCTATTCGCCATTTGAATCCTCACTTCTCACCATCGATTCTGCTCTTCCATTATCCATCACTTCctcggaaaaatcgaaattttcttcacttttcgAACAGAAAACGGCTTTGGAGTTCTAAAGGCTTGAATTTCTCCTCTGTCACAGTTCCTTCTGCTTTGGATGTGGTGAATTACGGTGGATGGGACGATCCGAGGCTCGGTGGTGGCTCGGATCAGTCTGGTGAGTCAAATCAGTTTCGTAATTTTTTGGTTTCTGTAGGAATTGATGATAGAAAATACTTGTTCGTTTTCCTCCTTGGTCTTGTTTGTGCTTTGGCCAtttctagggttagggtttcttcAATTCTGGTTTTTCCCgcttctgtttttgtttttgccgTGGGGTTTTCATTTGGGCTTGTTCGTGGAGGAAGTGCTAGCGAGGTGAGTTTAAGCTCGAATAAGAGAAAttccaaggatgaaaattttaGGCTTTCAATTGAGAAATTGAGGAATTTGGTGGATTTTTTTGATGGATTTGATgttaaagttaataatttaaggCACGATATAAGAAGAGCTATTGATTGCAATCAAATCACTGTGAGTGATTTAGAAAGTTATGTCAAGGTCATTGAATCAATCAGCTTATCAGCATCACATTCTAGAAATGTTATTGGAGTTTGTATTGATGAAATGGGTTTGGTTAATCAAGAAATGGACAGGATTTCGGATCATAAGCCAAGTAGAAGGAGAAAAGATGTAAGTGAAACTGGTTTTGATTTATTCCAATTAGTCGGTGGTCTGTTTGCAGATCATTTGGTTGGTTCAAAGTCTAGTAAACTGAAGGATGCTGCCACACAAGAGGGGGTGGAGGCGGAGGTGAGTGATCAAAGTCAAGGAAATGCTGTTGGAAAAAGGATTTTCAATTCTGTTAATGACAATAAGCTTGCCATGGATCAGGATGGAGTGGAAAAATTGGGTGATGGAACTAGGAGAGTAAAGATAATTCCAGATGATGGGAAAATGAATCTGGAGGGGACAGGTAGGGGTGCTAAAAGACTTCTTAACCATGAAGAGTATAGCTACCAGGACGGTGTTGAAAAATTAGGAGATGGAACTAGAAGACTAAAGGTAATTCCAGATGATGGGAAAATGAATCTGGAGGGAATGGTTGGGAGTGCTAAAAGACTTCTTAAACATGATGAGTATAGCTACCGGAGTAGGAGACTTCAGTTCATGAATGATCGCCAGGTCTCTCTGAAGATGGGCCATCATGATGAAATTGAAACGTGGGCATCCCATGAAAGTCAGCTTGATTCTGTGGATTTTAGTTTCAGTCTGAAACATAAGGAAACCAAGGCACCATTTGGACAAGAAAACATGCTCAAGAATTCAAATGGAGCTTACATGCATACTGATAGCAGTAAAAAGAGTGAAGATGGGAGTTACAGATCTCATTTCAGAGAAGAGAATCTGAATCAAATTGATGATTCCCATCTGGATGGTCATCAGGTTGCACAAGAAAGTGAGATTGGTTCCTCTTCATCTCGAGTTTCAGATGATGCGTTGTTTGATAGGTACCTTTCAGAAGCAAATGGCCTTCTTAAACAAGCTAGGGAATCTGTAAGGGGTAGAGATCATGAAGGGCATGCAGAGATCAGATTGTACAAGTCTGCCAAATTACTCTCCCAAGCCATAGCCATGAAGCCCATGAGTTTAGTCGCTGTGGGCCTGTTGGGAAACACTTATCTTCTTCATGGTGAACTGAAGTTAAAGAACAGTCGTGAGTTGAGAACTCTCCTTTCAAGAAATGATCCCCTGTTGATTAACAAATGGGGTAAAGCACTGAAAGGACTAGATGATCGGTTCAGCAGTAAAGATAAAATTGGATCTGTTCTTGTTGATGTGTGTGAGGAGTGTGAAGAACTCCTTGTTGAGGCTGGCAGAAAATATAGGATGGCATTGTCACTTGATGGAAATGATATGAGAGCACTATACAACTGGGGCCTTGCTCTCTCCTTCCGTGCACAATTGATTGCAGATATTGGACCA GAGGCAGCCTTTGATGCTGACAAGGTGTTCATGGCTGCAATTGACAAATTTGATGCAATGATGTCCAAAGGCAATGTATACACGCCTGATG CTCTGTTCAGATGGGGTGCGGCATTGCAGCAAAGATCTCGCCTACGGCCAAGAAATAGTAAAGAGAAGGTAAAGTTGTTGCAGCAGGCGAAGAGGCTGTATGAAGATGCGCTTGATATGGACTCTGACAATTTCCAAGTGAAAGAGGCCTTGTCGTCATGCATATCTGAGCTCAGTTTTAGGCGATTTTAG